A section of the Paenibacillus odorifer genome encodes:
- a CDS encoding NAD-dependent epimerase/dehydratase family protein yields the protein MSKRKILITGKGSYVGTNFIKWLEQWPDQYEVVELSVRGTDWKEHDFSIYDVVLHVAGIAHVSTDPSMEQQYYKVNRDLAIEVAEKAKEEHVKQFIFTSSIIVYGDSSHINKKRIIDKNTKPQPSNFYGNSKLQAEKGISLLESDDFKVVIIRPPMIYGKGSKGNYLKLAKISRISPIFPNVDNQRSMLHIDNLCEFIRLMIENKERGLFFPQNDEYVNTSEMVKIIAEANGKKIKLVKGFNPFLFLLRRYVRVLNKIFGNLVYEQSISIYKVNYRKKNLRESIMATELENQ from the coding sequence ATGAGTAAACGAAAGATATTAATAACTGGTAAAGGTAGTTATGTGGGTACAAATTTTATAAAGTGGCTGGAACAATGGCCAGATCAATACGAAGTTGTGGAGCTATCGGTTAGAGGTACGGATTGGAAGGAACATGACTTTTCAATTTATGATGTAGTACTCCATGTTGCTGGAATTGCTCATGTATCTACGGACCCAAGTATGGAGCAACAATACTATAAAGTTAACCGCGATTTGGCGATTGAAGTTGCGGAGAAAGCAAAAGAAGAACACGTTAAGCAGTTTATTTTCACAAGTAGTATTATTGTCTATGGTGACAGTAGCCATATCAACAAGAAAAGAATAATAGATAAAAATACGAAACCTCAGCCATCAAATTTTTACGGTAATAGTAAGCTTCAGGCAGAGAAAGGTATTTCTCTTCTAGAGAGTGATGATTTCAAAGTAGTGATAATTAGACCACCAATGATTTATGGTAAGGGCTCTAAAGGGAATTATTTAAAATTAGCGAAAATATCCCGTATCTCACCAATATTCCCTAACGTTGATAACCAGCGTAGCATGCTTCATATAGATAACCTTTGTGAGTTTATTAGACTAATGATTGAAAATAAGGAAAGAGGATTATTTTTTCCACAAAACGATGAGTATGTAAATACAAGTGAAATGGTGAAAATAATAGCTGAAGCAAATGGGAAAAAGATTAAGTTAGTAAAAGGATTTAATCCTTTTTTATTTCTTCTAAGAAGATATGTTAGGGTTTTAAATAAAATATTCGGGAATTTAGTTTATGAGCAGAGTATCAGTATATATAAAGTGAATTACAGAAAAAAAAATTTACGTGAATCAATTATGGCAACTGAACTGGAGAATCAATAG
- a CDS encoding sugar transferase — translation MRPYVYTKQTIDFLLALIGMLVLWPVFLIIAIAIKTTSKGPILFKQKRLGKNKSEFYILKFRTMRTDTPQDMPTHLLEDPDFFITKVGKFLRKTSLDELPQIINILKGEMSIVGPRPALWNQYDLIAERDKYGANDIKPGLTGWAQINGRDELPIEKKASLDGEYVASLSFKFDIKVFFMTILSVLKSDGVKEGTTKQEVSSTKGVTL, via the coding sequence ATGAGACCTTATGTTTACACGAAACAAACCATAGATTTTCTATTAGCTTTAATTGGGATGCTAGTGTTATGGCCAGTCTTTTTAATCATTGCGATCGCAATTAAGACAACTTCCAAAGGCCCTATATTATTTAAACAAAAACGTTTAGGCAAAAATAAATCAGAATTCTACATACTAAAATTTAGAACAATGCGAACAGACACACCACAAGACATGCCAACTCATCTACTGGAAGATCCTGATTTCTTCATTACTAAAGTAGGCAAGTTCCTAAGAAAAACAAGCTTGGATGAATTGCCTCAGATTATCAATATCCTAAAAGGTGAAATGAGTATCGTGGGACCTCGTCCTGCATTATGGAATCAATATGATTTGATTGCTGAACGTGATAAATATGGAGCTAATGATATCAAACCTGGGTTGACTGGATGGGCTCAGATTAATGGTAGAGATGAGTTGCCTATTGAGAAGAAGGCGAGTCTGGATGGAGAATATGTTGCAAGCCTTTCTTTTAAGTTTGATATAAAGGTATTTTTTATGACGATTCTAAGTGTTTTGAAGTCTGATGGTGTAAAAGAAGGAACAACAAAACAGGAAGTGTCTTCTACTAAAGGAGTAACTTTATAA
- the rfbB gene encoding dTDP-glucose 4,6-dehydratase encodes MSKQKMLVTGGAGFIGGNFVQYMVDKYPHYDIVNLDLLTYAGDLTKHKDIESKSNYRFVQADIADREAILSLFELEKFDYVVHFAAESHVDRSITDPAIFVRTNVMGTQVLLDAAKKFGITKFLHVSTDEVYGELDFDPTVFFTEETPLQPNSPYSASKTASDLLVRAYYETFDLPMNITRCSNNYGPYHFPEKLIPLTISRVLNEEKVPVYGDGKNIRDWLHVWDHCAAIDLVVHQGVSGEVYNVGGHNERTNLEVVKTIISTLGKSEDLIEFVTDRLGHDKRYAIDPTKLENLGWKPTYTFETGIAQTIQWYIDNAEWWQQILSNESHK; translated from the coding sequence TTGAGTAAGCAAAAGATGCTGGTTACGGGTGGTGCCGGATTTATTGGAGGCAACTTCGTACAGTATATGGTAGATAAATATCCGCATTATGATATTGTGAATTTGGATTTGCTAACTTATGCGGGTGATCTAACGAAGCATAAGGATATTGAGTCCAAATCCAACTATCGGTTTGTTCAAGCTGATATTGCTGACCGAGAGGCAATATTGTCTCTTTTTGAGTTGGAAAAATTCGATTATGTTGTTCATTTCGCTGCGGAGAGCCATGTCGATCGCTCAATTACTGATCCTGCGATATTCGTTCGTACGAATGTTATGGGGACACAGGTACTACTGGATGCAGCTAAAAAATTCGGCATTACTAAATTCCTCCATGTCTCTACGGATGAAGTGTATGGCGAACTCGATTTTGATCCTACTGTATTTTTTACCGAAGAAACACCTTTGCAGCCTAACAGTCCTTATAGTGCTAGCAAAACAGCGTCTGATTTGTTAGTTCGTGCGTATTATGAGACCTTTGATTTACCAATGAACATAACACGCTGCTCGAACAATTACGGCCCCTATCATTTTCCTGAGAAACTGATTCCACTAACCATTTCAAGAGTATTAAACGAAGAGAAGGTTCCTGTATACGGAGATGGAAAAAATATTCGCGACTGGCTCCATGTCTGGGATCACTGTGCGGCCATTGACCTTGTCGTGCACCAAGGAGTAAGCGGTGAAGTTTATAATGTAGGTGGTCATAATGAGAGAACTAATCTTGAAGTAGTTAAGACGATTATCAGTACCTTGGGGAAATCTGAAGATTTGATTGAATTTGTAACAGATAGATTAGGACATGATAAACGCTACGCCATTGATCCAACGAAACTTGAGAATTTAGGTTGGAAGCCAACTTATACTTTTGAGACCGGAATTGCGCAGACGATCCAATGGTATATTGATAATGCTGAATGGTGGCAACAAATCCTTAGTAACGAATCGCATAAGTGA
- the rfbA gene encoding glucose-1-phosphate thymidylyltransferase RfbA encodes MKGIILAGGSGTRLYPLTMVTSKQLLPIYDKPMIYYPLSTLMLAGIKEILIISTPEDTPRFESLLGDGSQFGISLQYKVQPSPDGLAQAFILGESFIGDDSVAMILGDNIYYGNGMRKMLQRASSKQQGATVFGYHVQDPERFGVVEFNEEGKVLSVEEKPTQPKSNYAITGLYFYDNRVIEIAKNVEVSSRGELEITSINEAYLNLGELDVELLGRGFTWLDTGTHQSLVDATNFVRTIEDHQGIKIAAPEEIAYINGWITKEHLWNCGEKLSKTGYGQYLMKVATGKIQY; translated from the coding sequence ATGAAAGGCATTATCCTAGCAGGTGGCAGCGGTACGCGCCTATATCCATTAACAATGGTCACAAGCAAGCAGCTTTTACCTATTTACGACAAACCAATGATCTACTATCCACTATCTACATTAATGCTAGCGGGCATTAAAGAAATTCTTATTATTTCAACTCCAGAGGACACGCCTAGATTTGAAAGTTTATTAGGTGACGGTTCTCAATTTGGCATCTCATTACAATACAAAGTTCAACCAAGTCCTGATGGTTTAGCGCAGGCTTTTATTTTGGGTGAATCTTTTATAGGTGATGATTCAGTTGCCATGATCCTTGGAGATAATATCTACTATGGAAATGGAATGCGGAAGATGTTGCAACGTGCTTCTTCTAAACAACAAGGAGCAACGGTGTTCGGATATCACGTGCAAGATCCAGAGCGCTTCGGTGTGGTAGAGTTTAATGAAGAAGGTAAAGTATTAAGCGTAGAAGAAAAACCAACACAGCCAAAATCTAACTACGCAATTACTGGTCTATATTTTTATGATAACAGAGTTATTGAGATTGCTAAGAACGTTGAGGTCTCTTCACGTGGAGAATTGGAGATTACCTCCATTAATGAAGCTTACTTAAATCTTGGTGAGCTTGATGTGGAACTCCTAGGTCGGGGATTCACCTGGTTAGATACAGGAACTCATCAAAGTCTTGTCGACGCAACTAACTTTGTACGGACTATTGAAGATCATCAAGGAATCAAGATCGCCGCTCCGGAGGAAATTGCATATATTAATGGATGGATTACTAAAGAACACTTGTGGAATTGCGGGGAGAAGTTAAGTAAGACGGGGTATGGTCAGTATTTGATGAAAGTAGCTACAGGTAAAATACAATACTAA
- the rfbC gene encoding dTDP-4-dehydrorhamnose 3,5-epimerase produces MKITETLLQGVLVVEPPVFGDHRGWFMETYSGAKFKEHGIDMEFVQDNQSYSATKGTLRGLHYQLHPKAQTKLVRCTRGAIFDVAVDIRKGSPTYSKWFGIELNAENKKQLLIPKGFAHGFMTLTEDVEVQYKCDELYAPECDGGILWNDPSIGIEWPLHITPVLSAKDEKAPLLKDANLNFFYNN; encoded by the coding sequence ATGAAAATTACAGAAACCTTATTGCAAGGCGTATTAGTCGTTGAACCGCCTGTTTTTGGGGACCACCGCGGTTGGTTTATGGAGACGTATAGCGGAGCTAAGTTTAAAGAGCATGGAATAGATATGGAGTTTGTACAAGATAACCAATCCTACTCTGCGACTAAAGGAACATTACGTGGTTTGCACTATCAATTACATCCCAAGGCACAGACGAAATTGGTTCGTTGTACACGTGGTGCTATTTTTGATGTAGCCGTAGATATCAGAAAAGGTAGTCCTACCTATAGTAAATGGTTCGGCATTGAACTGAATGCTGAGAACAAAAAGCAACTGCTGATCCCAAAAGGATTCGCACATGGATTCATGACACTAACAGAAGACGTAGAGGTTCAGTATAAGTGCGATGAGCTTTATGCCCCGGAATGTGATGGGGGTATTCTGTGGAATGATCCTTCTATTGGCATCGAATGGCCTCTTCATATTACACCGGTATTATCTGCCAAGGATGAGAAGGCGCCTTTATTAAAAGATGCTAATTTGAATTTTTTTTACAATAACTAA
- a CDS encoding glycosyltransferase family 2 protein — translation MVPKISIIVPVYKVEKYLKRCVDSILAQTYKDFELILVNDGTPDNCGIICDSFAAQDKRIRVIHKENGGLSSARNAGIEVAEGEYIGFVDSDDWITYDMFEYLLNLIEEYDCDVSSVSYILSKGEENINQSKIEIKCYEGNDSLHNYLFEGMSKRIADFPVWNKLYKRHLFNEIRFPEGQLYEDGATNFMLLQRARKYVKSNKISYFYFQDGASITRRGFQNKDLEILIVGDQMVALALTVGDQEIIKLAKMKQARSYFSLLSKISLYGFADKRSFNDKTVIELTQKLRSKYIFLLKSPMPLNRKFVMSLLCIHINLVKIPIQLYSRIKLLKL, via the coding sequence ATAGTGCCGAAAATTAGTATAATTGTACCGGTATATAAAGTAGAAAAATATTTAAAACGATGTGTTGATTCAATACTTGCACAAACATATAAGGATTTTGAATTAATATTGGTAAATGATGGAACCCCTGATAATTGCGGTATTATTTGTGATTCTTTCGCTGCTCAAGATAAGAGAATAAGAGTTATCCATAAAGAAAATGGTGGTTTAAGTTCGGCTAGAAATGCTGGGATTGAAGTAGCGGAGGGAGAGTATATAGGTTTTGTAGATAGTGATGATTGGATTACCTATGACATGTTTGAATACCTATTAAATTTAATAGAAGAATATGATTGTGATGTATCGTCAGTGTCATATATTTTATCAAAAGGTGAGGAAAATATAAATCAATCTAAAATAGAAATTAAATGTTATGAGGGGAATGATAGTTTACATAATTATTTATTTGAAGGAATGTCTAAAAGAATTGCAGATTTCCCTGTATGGAATAAATTGTATAAACGGCATTTGTTTAACGAGATAAGATTTCCCGAAGGACAATTATATGAAGATGGAGCGACGAATTTTATGTTGCTTCAAAGAGCGAGAAAATATGTTAAAAGTAATAAAATTTCTTATTTCTACTTTCAAGATGGTGCAAGTATTACTAGAAGAGGATTCCAAAATAAAGATTTGGAAATTTTGATTGTAGGAGATCAAATGGTGGCATTAGCATTAACAGTTGGTGATCAAGAGATTATAAAGCTCGCTAAAATGAAGCAAGCAAGATCTTATTTCTCTCTATTGTCAAAAATTTCTTTATATGGTTTTGCTGATAAAAGATCTTTTAACGATAAAACAGTAATAGAACTAACACAAAAATTAAGAAGTAAATATATTTTTTTATTAAAATCTCCTATGCCATTAAATCGTAAATTTGTAATGAGTTTGTTGTGTATACATATTAATTTAGTGAAAATTCCAATACAATTGTATTCGAGAATAAAGTTATTAAAGTTATAA
- a CDS encoding lipopolysaccharide biosynthesis protein: protein MNKYKKLIGNSAIFAVGNLGSKLILIFLVPLYTYYLTAVEYGTIDIITTTSSLLLPIISLSIFDAVLRFVMDKKYPNDVVFTNALIITILGSIIALLFYPIFVYFNVLSGLLEYMYTILIIQAFQTMLTQFIRAIGKIKVYALNGIIMTLVTAVFNIIFLVKYNMGINGYFLSIIIANLISIVYLTLYTKILSYIRFDKINKKITVKMLVYCIPLIPNAFMWWTINASNRYFILFFVGASANGLFAVANKIPSLLSILNTVFFQAWQLSAIEEYNDEGKSNFYSKTFSYFSMILFLGTSGILLVLKFITSTLVSNEFYQSWQFVPFLLIGIIFSSFSGFLGTNYIAAKQTGGVFRTSVIGGVVNVIANIIFIPLVGTNGAGISTMISFFVVWVLRYYDTKKYINMKLNVRIITLNLLLISIQIFILFIDFTIFKEFFIELILFLLVIIVNRKIIKLFKQIITTTVKKFV from the coding sequence TTGAATAAGTACAAAAAATTAATCGGGAATTCTGCTATATTCGCAGTTGGAAACCTTGGAAGTAAATTGATTTTAATTTTCTTAGTTCCACTTTACACATATTACTTAACTGCAGTGGAGTACGGCACGATAGATATAATTACAACAACGAGTAGTTTGTTGTTACCGATTATCTCTTTAAGTATATTTGACGCTGTATTAAGATTTGTAATGGATAAAAAATATCCAAATGATGTTGTATTTACAAACGCCTTAATAATTACAATTTTAGGTTCTATAATTGCTTTATTATTCTATCCAATATTTGTGTATTTTAATGTTCTAAGTGGGTTGTTGGAATATATGTATACAATATTAATAATACAAGCTTTTCAAACTATGCTGACCCAATTTATTAGAGCAATTGGTAAAATTAAAGTGTACGCCTTGAATGGAATTATTATGACATTGGTTACAGCAGTCTTTAATATAATTTTCTTAGTGAAATATAACATGGGTATTAACGGGTATTTTTTGTCTATTATTATTGCAAACCTAATTTCAATAGTATATTTGACACTATACACCAAAATATTAAGTTATATTAGATTTGATAAAATAAACAAAAAAATAACTGTAAAAATGCTAGTTTACTGTATACCACTTATACCAAATGCTTTTATGTGGTGGACAATAAACGCTTCTAATCGATATTTCATTCTCTTTTTTGTAGGAGCGAGTGCAAATGGATTATTTGCAGTTGCAAATAAAATACCAAGTCTACTTTCTATATTGAATACGGTTTTTTTTCAAGCTTGGCAATTATCCGCTATCGAAGAATATAACGATGAAGGTAAATCGAATTTTTATTCTAAAACATTTAGTTATTTCTCAATGATATTATTTTTGGGAACATCTGGAATTCTATTGGTCTTAAAATTCATTACTTCAACTTTAGTATCAAATGAATTCTATCAATCTTGGCAATTCGTCCCTTTTTTATTAATTGGCATCATATTTTCTAGTTTCTCGGGATTTTTAGGAACGAATTATATAGCTGCTAAACAAACAGGTGGAGTCTTTAGAACTTCAGTGATTGGCGGAGTAGTGAATGTAATTGCAAATATAATTTTCATACCTTTAGTGGGGACTAACGGAGCCGGAATTTCAACAATGATTAGTTTTTTTGTTGTTTGGGTTTTAAGATATTATGATACAAAAAAATATATCAATATGAAACTTAATGTAAGAATTATTACGCTTAATTTATTGCTTATTAGTATACAAATATTTATATTATTTATTGATTTTACTATATTTAAAGAATTTTTTATTGAGTTAATATTATTTCTGTTAGTAATTATTGTTAATAGAAAGATAATTAAATTATTTAAGCAGATAATTACTACAACAGTGAAAAAGTTTGTGTGA
- a CDS encoding polysaccharide pyruvyl transferase family protein, whose translation MKILLEIYLAENLGDDLFLKMILERYPNVTWYIFCQNKAYKYNFLSEYKNVRLIRLPKIIYTVLFRTNLLNIYHYYIMGKLNLSATVSIGGSIFMEIKGWKRLYERRRFLWSKFKSNGKKNFVLGSNFGPHKDENFVLSYNELFKELEDICFRDSYSYSLFPELNNVRNEPDIIFSLEANTQKKIENSIGISLISLENRLDLINYKEIYIEKMVEIINHYNEKKKQVTLISFCQIEGDEEIINDILNRINKADTHTLFYRGNIESFLQEISSIEKFITCRFHSLILAYILNSKFYPIIYSKKTSDIISDYNLSNSMTFIEEIDKLTIEEIEFEFENNKGINKSILDKSERQFWELDKFIGLKSGESI comes from the coding sequence ATGAAAATATTACTTGAAATATATTTGGCAGAAAATCTAGGTGATGACTTATTTTTGAAGATGATATTAGAACGATATCCAAATGTGACTTGGTATATTTTCTGTCAAAATAAAGCTTATAAATATAATTTTTTAAGTGAATATAAGAATGTCAGACTTATCAGATTGCCGAAAATTATTTATACAGTTCTATTTCGAACAAATTTGCTAAATATTTATCACTATTATATTATGGGAAAATTAAATCTATCCGCTACAGTAAGCATCGGTGGATCCATTTTTATGGAAATAAAAGGGTGGAAAAGGCTGTATGAAAGAAGAAGATTTCTTTGGAGTAAGTTTAAATCAAATGGGAAAAAGAATTTTGTTCTTGGATCAAATTTCGGACCACATAAAGATGAAAATTTTGTTCTGAGTTATAATGAACTTTTCAAGGAATTAGAGGATATATGTTTCAGAGATTCTTATTCCTATTCGTTGTTCCCAGAATTAAATAATGTTAGAAATGAACCAGATATTATATTTAGCTTAGAAGCAAACACTCAAAAGAAGATTGAGAATTCGATCGGTATATCCCTAATTTCTTTGGAAAATAGATTGGATTTAATTAATTATAAAGAAATTTATATAGAAAAAATGGTAGAAATAATTAATCATTATAATGAAAAAAAAAAACAGGTTACACTAATTTCTTTCTGTCAGATAGAAGGAGACGAAGAAATTATTAATGATATATTAAATAGGATCAATAAAGCTGATACTCATACATTATTTTATAGAGGCAACATAGAAAGTTTTCTTCAAGAGATATCTTCCATTGAAAAGTTCATCACTTGTCGGTTTCATTCACTAATTTTAGCTTACATTTTGAATAGCAAATTTTACCCTATCATATATAGTAAAAAAACCTCAGACATAATTTCAGATTATAATCTGTCTAATTCAATGACATTTATTGAAGAAATAGATAAACTAACTATTGAAGAAATAGAGTTTGAATTTGAAAACAACAAAGGTATCAACAAAAGCATTTTAGATAAATCTGAAAGACAATTTTGGGAATTAGATAAGTTTATAGGTTTGAAGAGTGGTGAATCTATTTGA
- a CDS encoding DapH/DapD/GlmU-related protein, with protein sequence MVNNYGLGEILKNMISLIYTRLFYKGARLVRRPIYVRGKRFLDYGQGFTTGYNCRFEMFDTGSGSNKKIIIGHKCKFGDYVHIASGEKVLIGNNCLLASKIFISDISHGNYSDSTLSSTPDVPPDERPIFSRPVSIGNNVWIGENVCILPGVSIGNGCIIGANSVVNKDIPENCIAVGSPAKVVKKYNDITKKWVRYSSV encoded by the coding sequence ATGGTAAATAATTATGGATTAGGGGAAATATTAAAGAATATGATCTCTCTTATTTATACTAGACTTTTTTATAAAGGTGCACGTTTGGTTCGGAGACCAATATATGTAAGAGGTAAAAGGTTTTTGGATTATGGTCAGGGTTTTACAACGGGATATAATTGTCGGTTTGAGATGTTTGATACTGGGTCAGGAAGCAACAAAAAAATTATAATAGGACATAAATGTAAATTTGGTGATTATGTCCATATTGCATCTGGTGAGAAAGTTTTAATCGGAAATAATTGTTTACTTGCTTCTAAAATATTTATAAGTGATATTAGTCATGGCAACTACTCTGATTCTACCTTGAGTTCTACACCTGATGTTCCTCCAGATGAAAGACCTATTTTTTCAAGACCTGTATCGATTGGTAATAATGTATGGATTGGCGAAAATGTATGTATTTTACCGGGGGTTAGTATAGGGAATGGGTGTATTATAGGTGCAAATTCAGTTGTTAATAAAGATATACCTGAAAATTGTATTGCAGTCGGATCTCCTGCAAAAGTAGTTAAAAAATATAACGATATTACAAAAAAGTGGGTTAGGTATTCTTCTGTGTGA
- a CDS encoding glycosyltransferase family 2 protein — MESGNNREKRGLDKVISIIVPVYNSEQYLSRCIESILNQTYTNFELLLVNDGSNDASLSMCEKYATIDNRIKIISTENNGVSSARNTGLDASIGTYIGFVDSDDWIEADMYEILIENAEKYKADISCCNYFMNSTTEIILEHQINDNVVYSDRDCADFFLERKTFGNSVCNKVFNKRILKHKFDLGLSVGEDAFFLFEACLNSKTVVCCKEAKYHYYIRIGSATKIGFNEKVFHMLKFTDMIIEVIKKKKTSSVNEAYAYAFTSYFSVLNVLIYHRMEKKYKFEYEKVVSFLNSVTKKLLNEKKISKAKLLAYSLFYVNKSMYRYLITRYYNDKKVDFMN, encoded by the coding sequence GTGGAATCAGGTAATAATAGAGAAAAGAGAGGATTGGATAAAGTGATTAGCATCATTGTACCAGTTTACAACTCTGAACAATACCTTAGTCGTTGTATTGAGAGTATCCTTAATCAAACTTATACAAATTTTGAATTGCTTTTAGTTAATGACGGCTCAAATGATGCTTCTTTAAGTATGTGCGAGAAGTATGCAACAATTGATAACCGTATAAAAATTATTAGTACTGAAAATAATGGTGTTTCATCTGCTCGTAATACTGGTTTAGACGCTTCAATTGGAACATATATTGGTTTTGTTGATAGTGACGACTGGATTGAGGCTGATATGTATGAAATACTTATTGAAAATGCTGAAAAGTATAAGGCAGATATTTCATGTTGTAATTATTTTATGAACAGTACTACTGAAATAATTTTAGAGCATCAGATAAATGATAATGTAGTCTATTCTGATAGAGATTGTGCGGATTTTTTTCTAGAAAGGAAAACATTTGGTAATTCAGTGTGTAATAAAGTTTTTAACAAGAGAATTTTAAAGCATAAATTTGATCTTGGATTATCTGTTGGTGAGGATGCTTTTTTTCTTTTTGAAGCTTGTCTAAACTCTAAAACTGTAGTCTGCTGCAAAGAAGCAAAATATCATTATTACATTCGCATTGGATCAGCGACAAAAATAGGCTTCAACGAAAAAGTTTTTCATATGTTAAAATTCACTGATATGATTATTGAAGTGATTAAAAAGAAAAAAACAAGCAGTGTCAATGAAGCGTATGCTTATGCATTCACCTCATATTTTAGTGTTCTTAATGTACTCATATATCATAGAATGGAAAAAAAATATAAATTCGAATATGAAAAAGTTGTATCTTTTCTTAATTCAGTGACTAAAAAGTTATTAAATGAAAAAAAAATATCAAAAGCTAAACTACTCGCCTATTCTTTGTTTTATGTAAATAAATCTATGTATAGATATCTAATTACTCGTTACTATAATGATAAAAAAGTGGATTTTATGAATTGA
- a CDS encoding EpsG family protein yields MNLAFVTILGLLFYMTGSNRVKERIFVIIAFTSIFFVSGFRNINVGTDTKQYQQIFSTVANIDITNLFKVYRSEHGYLLLNKILSRFTVDPQAITILTSAIIIYAFAVFVYYNSDNVYISTFLFLTTFYFCISLNASRQFISVALLCNSFYFFKKGKIKSFLAIILLSSMFHLSSILFILILPLKLIKPKPKNFIYITIISFSLCFLLMFSNNIILNLLSHYDVYQGTQFFAGKAVRGTYIIWISQLCLAIISIYFLAREKKLLEIIDRNELFYLSIFMVFSVVIGLIGTKIFIFSRMAYYFGVFMIIFIPKILIKLKGIGGILYLPMFFLLTLYYYYMLNSGSEGVVPYSFFWQFSTFK; encoded by the coding sequence ATGAATTTAGCCTTTGTAACTATATTAGGCTTATTATTTTATATGACAGGAAGTAATAGAGTAAAGGAAAGAATATTCGTAATTATAGCATTTACATCCATTTTTTTTGTATCAGGATTTAGAAATATAAATGTTGGTACTGACACTAAACAGTATCAACAAATATTTTCAACTGTAGCTAATATAGACATTACAAATCTATTTAAAGTATATAGGTCTGAACATGGTTATTTATTACTGAATAAAATTTTGTCTAGATTTACAGTAGATCCACAAGCTATTACTATCTTAACGAGTGCAATTATTATTTATGCTTTTGCAGTATTTGTATATTACAACTCTGATAATGTATATATTTCAACATTTTTATTTCTGACTACATTCTACTTTTGTATTTCATTAAATGCATCAAGGCAATTCATTTCTGTTGCATTATTATGTAATTCTTTTTATTTTTTTAAAAAAGGTAAAATCAAAAGTTTTTTAGCAATTATTTTACTCTCCTCAATGTTTCATTTATCTTCAATATTATTTATACTGATTTTGCCATTGAAGCTTATTAAACCTAAACCAAAAAATTTCATATACATAACAATTATTTCGTTTAGTTTGTGTTTTCTATTAATGTTTTCAAATAATATTATTTTAAATTTATTAAGTCATTATGACGTATATCAAGGAACGCAATTTTTTGCGGGAAAAGCTGTCAGAGGTACTTATATTATATGGATATCTCAATTGTGTTTAGCTATAATCTCAATTTATTTTTTAGCAAGAGAAAAAAAACTATTAGAGATAATTGATCGAAATGAATTGTTTTATTTATCAATTTTTATGGTATTTTCTGTTGTGATTGGCTTAATTGGTACTAAGATATTTATATTTAGCCGGATGGCATACTATTTTGGTGTTTTTATGATTATTTTTATTCCGAAAATACTAATAAAACTAAAGGGTATTGGTGGTATATTATATTTGCCTATGTTTTTTTTATTGACCCTTTATTATTATTACATGCTTAATAGTGGGTCAGAAGGTGTTGTTCCCTATAGTTTTTTTTGGCAGTTTTCAACATTCAAATAA